The following DNA comes from Bacteroidetes bacterium SB0662_bin_6.
GTACCACCTCCTCGTCATTTCGCGAGAATCATGCGCCCTGACCGGACAAGCATGTCCGGACCCGCCCGCGCCCTTATCTGATAAACGTATACGCCCGAGGGCAACGAGGAGGCGTTCACTTCAAGGGAATGGTCCCAACCGCTCGACAAGGACTCGGGACCTGTTACCATCACGTTCCTTCCCAATACGTCAAAGACATGCACCGTCACTTCGGCTGCCGACGGCAGGTCGAAGACCACGCGCGTGGACGGATTGAACGGATTCGGATAGTTGCCGTGCAGCCGGAAGGCCATCGGAATCTCCCCCTCGGCATCGACTGCATGCGTCGTTATGCCCGATACGTCCCACAGATTAATGAAACAATCCCAGGCCCCTGACGCCAGCATGTTACCATCGGGTGAAAAGGCTACCGAAGTGATCCAATACCTGTGCCCCCTGAGCGTTGCAATGTGGGATCTCATAGCCACATCCCACAGCCTCACGGTTCCGTCATCCGACCC
Coding sequences within:
- a CDS encoding T9SS type A sorting domain-containing protein, which gives rise to DGTVRLWDVATGSSTTLTGHTAWVNSVAFSPDGSIVASGSDDGTVRLWDVAMRSHIATLRGHRYWITSVAFSPDGNMLASGAWDCFINLWDVSGITTHAVDAEGEIPMAFRLHGNYPNPFNPSTRVVFDLPSAAEVTVHVFDVLGRNVMVTGPESLSSGWDHSLEVNASSLPSGVYVYQIRARAGPDMLVRSGRMILAK